Within the Nocardioides aurantiacus genome, the region GGATCGGTGACGTGGTCGTCAAGGAGGACCGCCCGGAGTTCCGGGGCATGGTCCACACCGTCCGTCACCTGGTGACGGTCGAGGAGGTTGACTGAGATGACGCTGAAGCTGCACCACCTGCGTCCCGCCCCCGGGGCCAAGACCGCCAAGACCCGCGTGGGTCGCGGTGAGGCCTCGAAGGGCAAGACCGCCGGTCGAGGCACCAAGGGCACCAAGGCGCGCTACCAGGTCCCGGCCGCCTTCGAGGGCGGCCAGATGCCCCTGCACATGCGCCTGCCGAAGCTGCGCGGGTTCAAGAACCCGTTCAAGGTCGAGTTCCAGGTCGTGAACCTGGACCGGATCAACGCCCTCTACCCCGACGGGGGCGACGTCACCGTCGCCGACCTGGTGGCCAAGGGTGCGGTCCGCAAGGGCCAGCCGGTCAAGGTGCTCGGCCAGGGCGACCTCGCGGTCGCCGTGTCCGTCACGGCCGACAAGTTCTCGGCCTCGGCCAAGGAGAAGATCGCGGCTGCCGGTGGCAGCGCGACCGAGCTCTGACCACCAGCAGATGAACCTGTCGCAGGGCAGGACGGCGTGACCGGCTCCGGCCGGTTGCTCCCCGTCCTGCCCTGTTAGGCTTTCGAGGTTCGCCGACCCGACCTGCTCCGTGCCGGTCGCACCAGAGGAGAGGCACGTTGCTAGGCGCATTCGTCAACGCTTTCCGCACGCCGGACCTGCGCAAGAAGCTGCTGTTCGTGCTGTTCATCGTCGCGATCTTCCGGCTCGGCTCGCAGATCCCTGCCCCCGGCGTCAACGTCGGCAACGTGCAGAAGTGCTTCGCCCAGGTCGAGAGCGGTGGGGTCTACGGACTCATCAACCTGTTCTCCGGCGGAGCCCTGCTCCAGCTGACCATCTTCGCCCTCGGCGTGATGCCCTACATCACCGCCAGCATCATCCTGCAGCTGCTCGTCGTGGTGATCCCACGGCTCGAGGCGCTGAAGAAGGAGGGCCAGTCCGGCCAGGCGAAGATCACGCAGTACACCCGCTACCTCACGCTGGCGCTCTCCGTGCTCCAGGCGACCGGCATCGTGGCCCTGGCCCGCGCCGGCAACCTGCTGCCCAACTGCACCCGCCCGCTGCTCTACGAGAACACCGCCACCATCGCGGCCCTCATGGTCGTGACCATGACCGCCGGCACCGCGATCATCATGTGGTTCGGCGAGCTGATCACCGAGCGCGGCGTCGGCAACGGCATGTCGATCCTGATCTTCACCCAGGTCGTGGCCACCTTCCCGGGCGCCCTGTGGGGCGTCCAGCAGTCGCAGGGTCCCTGGGTCTTCGGCGCCGTGATGCTGATCGGACTCGTGGTCATGGCGGCCGTCGTGTTCATCGAGCAGGCGCAGCGGCGCATCCCGGTGCAGTACGCCCGTCGGATGGTCGGCCGCAAGATGTTCGGCGGCTCCTCGACCTACGTCCCGCTCAAGGTCAACCAGGCCGGCATCATCCCGGTCATCTTCGCCTCGAGCCTGCTCTACCTCCCCGCCATGGCGGTGCAGTTCAACCAGAGCTCCGACGCCGCCTGGGTGAGGTGGGTCTCGACGTACTTCGTGCGTGGTGACCACCCGCTCTACATGATCACCTACTTCCTGCTGATCATCTTCTTCACCTACTTCTACGTCGCGATCAACTTCAACCCCCAAGAGGTCGCGGACAACATGAAGAAGTACGGAGGCTTCATCCCCGGGATCCGGGCGGGCAAGCCGACCGAGGAGTACCTCTCCTATGTCCTGTCCCGCATCACGCTGCCGGGTGCGCTCTACCTGGGCCTGATCTCGCTGATCCCCCTCATCGCCCTGGTCTGGGTCAACGCCAACCAGAACTTCCCGTTCGGCGGCACCTCGCTGCTGATCATGGTCGGGGTCGCCCTCGACACGGTGAAGCAGATCGAGAGCCAGCTCCAGCAGCGCAACTACGAAGGATTCCTCCGTTAATGCGAATGATCTTCATGGGCCCTCCCGGGGCCGGCAAGGGAACCCAGGCCAAGCTGGTCGCGGACAAGTACGGCATCCCCGCCATCTCCACCGGTGACATCTTCCGCGCCAACGTCTCGCAGGGCACCGACCTGGGCAAGCAGGCCCAGGAGTTCATGGACGCGGGGGAGTACGTCCCCGACGAGGTGACCAACCTGATGGTGCGCAACCGCATCGACGAGGACGACGCCCACCCGGGCTTCCTGCTCGACGGCTACCCGCGCACCCTCGCCCAGGTCGAGGAGCTCGACGGGATGATCCGTCACACCGGTCACGAGCTCGACGCCGTGGTGGTGCTCACCGTCGATCCCGAGGAGCTGGTGCAGCGGCTGCTGCAGCGCGCGGAGACCGACGGGCGCTCCGACGACACCGAGGACGTCGTACGCCGCCGCCAGGAGGTCTACACCGAGCAGACCGAGCCGCTCATCGGGGTCTACCGCGAGCGCGGGCTGCTGGTGGAGGTCGACGGCATGGGTCCGGTCGAGGAGGTCACCGCTCGCATCTTCGGGGCGCTCCAGGACGTGCGCGAGAGCTAGGCCCGATGGGACTGCGTGACCGGGGCGTCGAGATCAAGACGCCCGACCAGATCGCCCGGATGCGGGTGGCCGGCCTGCTGGTCGGCCGCACGCTCGAGGTGCTCCGCGAGGCGGTGCGCCCGGGTGTCAGCACCGGCGAGCTCGACCGCCTGGCCGAGCAGCACATCCGCGGCGGCGGGGGCACCCCCTCCTTCCTGGGGTACGGCGACCCGCCGTTCCCGGCCAGCATCTGCGCGTCGGTCAACGACCAGGTGGTCCACGGCATCCCCGGCGACCGCGTGCTCGCCGAGGGCGACGTCATCTCGATCGACTGCGGGGCCATCGTCGACGGCTGGCACGGCGACGCGGCGATCACGGTGCCGGTGGGCGAGGTGAGGTCCGACGTGCGCGAGCTGATGCGGGTCACCGAGGAGGCGATGTGGGCGGGCTTCGCCGCCGCGCGCCTCGGCGGTCGGGTCACCGACATCTCGCACGCGGTCGAGCAGCACGTCCGTTCGCAGGCCCACCCCACCGGTGGTTCCTGGGGCATCCTGGAGGACTTCACCGGCCACGGCATCGGGACCGCGATGCACCAGCCGCCCAACGTGCCCAACTACGGGCGCGCCGGCCGCGGGCCCAAGCTGGAGCGGGGCCTGGCGCTCGCGGTCGAGCCGATGGTGACGCTGGGCAGCAAGCACGCCGTGCTCGACGACGACGAGTGGACGGTGCTCTCGGCCGACGGCAGCTGGGCCGCGCACTCCGAGCACACCTTCACCCTCACGCCCGAGGGCGCGTGGATCCTCACCGCCGTCGACGGCGGCCGGGCCCGGCTCGCCGAGCTCGGCGTGCCGTACGGCGGGGACTGACCCGCACCCGTGCTGCCGTTCCTGCTCCTCTCCATCCGGGCCGAGCCGGAGGCCGCCGACGACGAGTACGCCACCTTCCTGCGCTTCAGCGGTCTCGACGAGCACGAGCTGCCCCGGGTCAACGTCCACGCCGGCGACCTGCCCGAGCTCGACCTCGACGCCTGGTCGGGGATCGTGCTCGGCGGGGGACCGTGGAACGCCAGCGACCCCGACGCGTCGAAGTCCCCGCAGCAGCGGCGCGCGGAGGTGCAGCTCTCGGCGCTGCTCGACCGGGTGGTGGCGCAGGACTTCCCCTTCCTGGGCGCCTGCTACGGGATCGGCACGCTCGGCACGCACCAGGGCGGCGTGGTGGGACGCGAGCACCCCGAGGGCGTGGGGCCGCTGCACGTGACCCTGACCGAGGAGGGGCTGGCCGACCCGCTGCTGGCGGGCCTGCCGCGCGAGTTCGCGGCGTACGGCGGCCACAAGGAGTCGCTCGAGGTGCTGCCGCCCGGGGCGGTGCGGCTGGCGACCTCGACGGCCTGCCCGGTGCAGGCCTTCCGGGTGGGTCGCCACGTCTACGCCACGCAGTTCCACCCCGAGCTCGACCTCGCGGGGGTGTGCACGCGGATCGAGGTCTACAAGGACGCGGGCTACTTCCCGCCCGACCAGGCCGAGACGCTCAAGGAGATCTCGCGTGCGGTGGCGGTGGAGCACCCCACCCGGATCCTGGGCAACTTCGTGCAGCTGCACGCCCGGTGAGCGCCGATTAACGCCGGGGACCGGTTGTCACCTAGACTCTCTCCTTGGCCCAACGTGGGCTCGTCCCGTGGTGCCTCACGGCTGCCCGGACATCACCGCACCTCCCCTCCTCGAGGCCGTGCGGCGTGCCCGGGAAGAGGCTCGGGGGACGGCTTCACGAGGTCCACCCGGTGTGCTCCAGGGCACCCGGGAGGTTCCCGGGCCGACGGTAGACAACGGACGAGCA harbors:
- the rpmD gene encoding 50S ribosomal protein L30, coding for MANLKVEQKKSTIGCKKNQRDTMRSLGLKRIGDVVVKEDRPEFRGMVHTVRHLVTVEEVD
- the rplO gene encoding 50S ribosomal protein L15; the encoded protein is MTLKLHHLRPAPGAKTAKTRVGRGEASKGKTAGRGTKGTKARYQVPAAFEGGQMPLHMRLPKLRGFKNPFKVEFQVVNLDRINALYPDGGDVTVADLVAKGAVRKGQPVKVLGQGDLAVAVSVTADKFSASAKEKIAAAGGSATEL
- the secY gene encoding preprotein translocase subunit SecY — translated: MLGAFVNAFRTPDLRKKLLFVLFIVAIFRLGSQIPAPGVNVGNVQKCFAQVESGGVYGLINLFSGGALLQLTIFALGVMPYITASIILQLLVVVIPRLEALKKEGQSGQAKITQYTRYLTLALSVLQATGIVALARAGNLLPNCTRPLLYENTATIAALMVVTMTAGTAIIMWFGELITERGVGNGMSILIFTQVVATFPGALWGVQQSQGPWVFGAVMLIGLVVMAAVVFIEQAQRRIPVQYARRMVGRKMFGGSSTYVPLKVNQAGIIPVIFASSLLYLPAMAVQFNQSSDAAWVRWVSTYFVRGDHPLYMITYFLLIIFFTYFYVAINFNPQEVADNMKKYGGFIPGIRAGKPTEEYLSYVLSRITLPGALYLGLISLIPLIALVWVNANQNFPFGGTSLLIMVGVALDTVKQIESQLQQRNYEGFLR
- a CDS encoding adenylate kinase, coding for MRMIFMGPPGAGKGTQAKLVADKYGIPAISTGDIFRANVSQGTDLGKQAQEFMDAGEYVPDEVTNLMVRNRIDEDDAHPGFLLDGYPRTLAQVEELDGMIRHTGHELDAVVVLTVDPEELVQRLLQRAETDGRSDDTEDVVRRRQEVYTEQTEPLIGVYRERGLLVEVDGMGPVEEVTARIFGALQDVRES
- the map gene encoding type I methionyl aminopeptidase, producing the protein MGLRDRGVEIKTPDQIARMRVAGLLVGRTLEVLREAVRPGVSTGELDRLAEQHIRGGGGTPSFLGYGDPPFPASICASVNDQVVHGIPGDRVLAEGDVISIDCGAIVDGWHGDAAITVPVGEVRSDVRELMRVTEEAMWAGFAAARLGGRVTDISHAVEQHVRSQAHPTGGSWGILEDFTGHGIGTAMHQPPNVPNYGRAGRGPKLERGLALAVEPMVTLGSKHAVLDDDEWTVLSADGSWAAHSEHTFTLTPEGAWILTAVDGGRARLAELGVPYGGD
- a CDS encoding glutamine amidotransferase, whose product is MLPFLLLSIRAEPEAADDEYATFLRFSGLDEHELPRVNVHAGDLPELDLDAWSGIVLGGGPWNASDPDASKSPQQRRAEVQLSALLDRVVAQDFPFLGACYGIGTLGTHQGGVVGREHPEGVGPLHVTLTEEGLADPLLAGLPREFAAYGGHKESLEVLPPGAVRLATSTACPVQAFRVGRHVYATQFHPELDLAGVCTRIEVYKDAGYFPPDQAETLKEISRAVAVEHPTRILGNFVQLHAR